The following nucleotide sequence is from Mesorhizobium sp. J8.
TGCAGGCCTCGAGCACCGCGAGGCGGTCGCGCGTGCAGACAATGAAGGAGACCGCCGGCCGCTGCGGCCAGGGCGGAGCGGGCAGGGCCGGGCGAACATTGCGCGGCAGCCGATGGCGCTCGACGTTCATGCCGCCTCCACCCGATAAGGCGCGAGCACTGATGCGGCCGGGGCGGATTTGAGGCGGTAGGCGACCCAGTCGGCGCGTTTGCCGGCCCACATCGAAGCCTGGCTCAGCCAGGGCGCCCAGGCGCCGGGGCGGAGCGCGTATTTCTCGCGGCGGCGGATCGCGTTCCACTTCCCCGTCAGCGTCAGCAATTCATGCGCCAGCGCCGGCCGCTCCTCGTCATTGACGAGCTGGTAGAGGAAATAGAACAAGTTGAGCGCGCCGGCCTCGAAGCTCGGCCTCGTCGTATCGGGAAGGGCGGCGATCCGCTCCTCAAGCGCACGGATGAAAGCCGCTGCCCGGGCCACGGTGTCGGAGGTGACCGTGTCGCCGATGGCGCGCAGGGTCGCGCCATCTTCCGTCAGTCCCTCGCTCTCCAGATTCTCGCAGACAATTCTGAGGTGCGTGCGACGCATCTCCTTGCTGTGCAGGCTGGTCACGCTGCCGGGATGAATGCGGTAGACCAGCAGGCTTTCCGGGATCAGCGCCGTCGGATAGCGCTCGGCCAACCTCCGGAAAAGGTCGAAATCCTCGGCATGCCGGTAGAAGCCGTCGTAGTGGAGGTCGGCCTCGCCGATGACCTTGCGATTGTAGACCACTGTCGGATGCATGAAGACGGTGAAGAATTTCGACAGCACGGGCAGGCTGAGACGGAACACCGGATCGAGCCGGCCCCGGGCGATGCGGCCGTGCAGCAGCGTGTCTACGAGCGCGCCACAGAAGCCGAGCTCCGGTCGCGCGGCGAACAGCGCTGCCTGGCGCGACAGGCGCCAGGGATAGGCGAAGTCGTCGGCGTCCATCCGCGCGACCAACTCGCCCCGCGCGACCTCCAGTCCCTCGTTGAGGCTGGCGACAAGCCCGCGGTTTTCGCGCGAGATTATGGATACCCGGCTGTCGTCCCGGCGGCAGCATTCGAGGATCTCCAGCGACCGGTCGGTCGACCCGTCGTCGATGGCGATGACTTCGATCCTGCCGTAGTCCTGCCGCAGGATCGACTGCACCGCAGCGGCCACATGGGGCTCGGCATTGTAGACCGGCAAGAGCACGGAGATGAGAGGTGCCGCGGTCATGGCCGGCTCTGGTCCGTTGGCCGCAGATCGAGCGGCGGGAGGGCGCCGAACCCGCGCTCCTCGCGCGCGCCGCGACGACGCGACGGCGCGACATAGGGGAAATAGCGCTTGAGACCGTTGAGCGGTTTCTCGAAAAACATCCAGGAGAGCGAGGCAACGGCCAGCGTGGCGGTTCCCGCGACAAGGAACCGCCCCGGCCCCTGTTCCGAGACGTTGACCGGGATCCATGACTGCGCCCTGACGGTCAAGGCGAGAAGGATCGAATGATAGAGGTATACGCCGTAGCTGATGCGGCCGAGCCACAGCAGCGGGGGGAGTTCGGCCAGCCTGCCCAGCGTGCCGCGCAGGCCGGTCGAGCATGCGGCGACGATTGCCAGCATCGGCACCAGCGGCAGCATCTGCACCAGCGCCCAGCGCGGCCACTCCCAGGCCGAATTCGCCGGCCCGGGATCGGACCGGACCACCAACAGGAACACCACCGCCAGGGCCGGCCAGCAGAGCCGCACCCATTGCGGCGCATCTGCGCCTCTGGCGCGGCGCACGGCAAGCAGGGCGCCGCAGCCAAGGGCGTCCATCGAGGCCGGAGGCAGCAGGTCGCGGGCAAGCGCCGGGCTGGCGGCAATCGGCCCGTAGAGCCGGTAGGCGAGCGAGAAGGCGATGACGCCGATGGTGATCGCCTCGATATGTCGGCGCGGTGCCAGAAGCACGATCAGCGGCCAGACCAGGTAGAACTGCTCCTCGATGCTGAGGCTCCAGAAATGGCAGAGCAGCCAGGGCGTCCAGTCGTTTTGCCGCGCATACCAGAAATTCGAGAGGTAGAG
It contains:
- a CDS encoding glycosyltransferase family 2 protein, whose protein sequence is MTAAPLISVLLPVYNAEPHVAAAVQSILRQDYGRIEVIAIDDGSTDRSLEILECCRRDDSRVSIISRENRGLVASLNEGLEVARGELVARMDADDFAYPWRLSRQAALFAARPELGFCGALVDTLLHGRIARGRLDPVFRLSLPVLSKFFTVFMHPTVVYNRKVIGEADLHYDGFYRHAEDFDLFRRLAERYPTALIPESLLVYRIHPGSVTSLHSKEMRRTHLRIVCENLESEGLTEDGATLRAIGDTVTSDTVARAAAFIRALEERIAALPDTTRPSFEAGALNLFYFLYQLVNDEERPALAHELLTLTGKWNAIRRREKYALRPGAWAPWLSQASMWAGKRADWVAYRLKSAPAASVLAPYRVEAA
- a CDS encoding acyltransferase family protein, whose protein sequence is MANARDIQLDALRAVAVTLVLYSHFFAPGGSSFVGHLGVRLFFVLSGFLITRLLLDARDAEAFAAGAALRSFYARRMLRIFPPYFAVLGLVWFASEQSRASFAWHALYLSNFWYARQNDWTPWLLCHFWSLSIEEQFYLVWPLIVLLAPRRHIEAITIGVIAFSLAYRLYGPIAASPALARDLLPPASMDALGCGALLAVRRARGADAPQWVRLCWPALAVVFLLVVRSDPGPANSAWEWPRWALVQMLPLVPMLAIVAACSTGLRGTLGRLAELPPLLWLGRISYGVYLYHSILLALTVRAQSWIPVNVSEQGPGRFLVAGTATLAVASLSWMFFEKPLNGLKRYFPYVAPSRRRGAREERGFGALPPLDLRPTDQSRP